The genomic interval TGGGCTAAGGGCCTAAGTTCGGCGTTGATAGGCTGAATTTGGCTGATTTTGGCCCACAGTGAAGCGCCGGCAGCAAGACTTTGCGCGATATTACCCGAGGCTGTGCTGCTTGTGGAGCTGCTAGCCGCGGGTGCCGTGTTACTGGGAATGTGGCTGGCCATGAATGATTTGCCGCTCCTGATGTCGGTCGCGTATCGCGTTTGTATTTATGGGGCTCGGCAAATTTCTCAACCGTTCGTCGAGCAAGTTGTTGTTTTTTTAACCACATAGGCGGCCATTGTGGTCCCATCAATTGGCCCTAGGTCACATTTAGCTTTTTGATCTGGGTTTTAAGAGGTGATTGTGACCTAGGGGCTGGTTATAATCGAAACCCTTTTTACTATAGCTCGCTCCTTGTTATCGGCAGGGGTCAGTCTTAATCAATGGTGTGGGTACTTGCTAGAACTACGGGACTTCAGCTGCGAACGCGACAATCGATTGTTGTTCGCGGGCCTGCATGCCAGCTTTGCAGCCGGTGAGATATGGCATATCGAAGGTCCTAATGGCGTTGGCAAGACCTCTTTATTGCGCCAGTTAACTGGCATCTCGCGGGAATTTGGTGGTGAATTGCTCTGGCAAGGGCGGCCGATCGGCGAGTGTCGCTACGATTTTGCCTGCGCTTTGCTCTATATTGGCCATCAACCCGGTATCAAAACCGCGCTCACGGCCCGCGAAAATTTAATGGCTTACTGCCCGGAATCCACTAGTGCTCAAATTGAGCAAGCGTTGACCGACATTGGCTTGTACGGTTTCGAGGATGTTGGCTGCTACCGCCTGTCGGCCGGCCAGCTTCGCCGCGTGGCACTGGCGCGATTAGCCTTGAGCACTCAGCCCTTATGGATTCTCGACGAGCCGTTTACCGCCTTAGATACTCAAGCCGTGGCGGCGCTGGAGCAGCGCTTTGTCGCGCATGCCGCCGCCGGCGGCTGTGTAATTATCACCACGCACCAGAAGCCGAGCATTGACGCTCTCAAGGTATTGGCCTTAGGCGACTATCAACCCGAGGTGCGCTTTGTCTGACTCCTTGGCGCGCGCCTTGGCGCAGCAGTTTTCGCGCGAGTTAAAACTTGCCTATCGCGCCCGCAGCGATTGGGCCAATCCGATGATCTTTTTCCTGTTGGTAATCACTATGGTGCCCATGGGTATCAGCCCGGATGCGAAGTTTCTGGCGATTTTGGCGCCGGGCATGATTTGGGTGGTGGCGCTACTGGCAACCTTGCTCTCTCTGGACGCTTTGTTTCGCGCTGATATGGACGATGGCAGCCTCGATCAGCTACTTATTTCGCCGCATCCCTTGCCGCTATTGGTGCTTGCTAAGATAGCCGTGCATTGGTTGGTGACTGGCTTGCCGTTAACCTTGATGTCGCCGCTCTTGGGGCTTATGTTATCGCTCCCGGCTGAGGGCTATGTGCCGTTAATCATGTCGCTATTGATTGGCACCGCCTGTTTGAGCTTTATTGGCGCCATAGGTGCGGCCTTGACCGTGAGTTTGCGCAAGGGCGGGCTACTTATTTCGCTCATTATCATGCCGTTTTATGTGCCGGTGTTGATATTTGGTGCCAATGGTGTGAGTCGGGCGATTGAAGGTTTCGCCCATACTGGGCAGTTGGCAATTTTGGGTGCGCTATTGGCCTTAGCGGTTGCCACCGCTCCCTTTGCGGTGGCTGGTGCTCTGCGTATTTCCAGTGAGGGATAACCCTACAAATGACAACGATAAAATTTTAGTGAGGACGTAACGTGGCTTGGCAATGGTTTTATCGATTGGGTTCTCCGCGCTGGTTTTACGAAAATACCGGCCGCTGGTTGCCATGGCTGGCGTTGGTCACGTTTTCTTTGCTCGCCTTGGGTTTGGTCTGGGGCTTGGGCTTTGCTCCCATGGATGCCAAACAAGGCAACAGCTATCGCATTATCTATATCCATGTGCCGGTATCATTTTTAGCCTTGGCGGGTTATTACGTGATGGCCATCAATGGCGCCATCGGTTTGATTTGGAAAATGAAACTGGCCGATATGGTGATGAAATCGGCGGCGCCCATTGGCGCGGCCTTGACCTTTCTCGCCTTAATATCGGGCGCTATTTGGGGCAAGCCAACCTGGGGCACCTACTGGGTGTGGGATGCGCGCATTACTTCGATGCTGGTCTTGTTTTTCCTGTATTTGGGCGTAATCGCCTTGCAGGCGTCTTTCGTAAACCAGCAGACTGCCGCGCGCGCGAGCGCCATTTTGTCCTTAGTGGGCACGGTAAACATTCCCATCATCTATAAATCGGTGGATTGGTGGTATACCTTGCATCAGCCGGCCACCTTGAAGCTCACATCAAATTCCACTATCCATCCAGAAATGTGGTACCCGCTGTTAGTGATGATTATCGCCATGTATTGTTTTTACGCCTTGGTATTGATCCTTTTCACCCGCGCCGAAATTGTTAACCGCGAGCGTCAAACCCAGTGGGTGCGCGCGCTCAGTGGAGGCCAGTAATATGACGTTTCAATTTGATTCGCTGCACAGTTTTATCGCCATGGGCACACACGGGCCTTTTGTTTGGTCGGTGGTGGTCATCACGCTTTTGGTGCTGGCTTGGCTGGTACTATGGCCATTAAAATTACACCGCGATGCCTTGGCCGAACAGGCCCGTTTGGCCCGCATTGAAAAAGCCCGTCAAGATCACGCCGCGGCAACGTCTTCCCAATAGGATTTAAGTCATGCACCCGTTACGTAAACAGCGTTTGATGTTAGTACTTTTTGTGGTGGTGTTTGCATCCATTGCCGTTGGTTTGATTGTTTTCGCCCTGCGCGAAAATATTAATTTGTTTTACCCGCCGGAAAAATTGGTCAATGGCGAGGCGCCCATAGATCGCACTATTCGCGCCGGTGGTTGTGTGGTGCCTAAGTCGGTCATGCGCGACCAAAGCTCGTTGCAAGTTTCCTTTGCCATTACCGATGGCATTGCCGAGGTTAAAGTGACCTACGAAGGTATTTTGCCGGATCTCTTTGCCGAGGGCGAAGCGGTGGTGGTGAATGGCCAATTGCACAGCGACGGCGTGTTTGCCGCGCGCGAAGTGTTGGCCAAACACGACGAGAATTACACGCCGCCAGAAGTGGCTGACACCATGGCGAAAAATGCAGAAAAGCAGGGTGCTGAGCATCAGAAAACCTGTGGAGTACTAAATTATGGTTCCTGAGATAGGTCACTTCGCGCTCATTTTGGCGCTCGGGCTCGCGTTATTTTTGTCGACGATTCCGTTAATAGGCAGTTTCTCCGGGCGCGAATTATTTATGCGCTCGGCACCATCCCTCGCCACCGGCCTATTTGTTTTCGTCGCCGTAGCGTTTATTTGTTTGAGTCATGCTTTTTACGTGGATGACTTTTCTGTTAAGTATGTGGCCAATAATTCCAATAGCCTCTTACCTTGGTATTTTAAACTCAGCGCCGTATGGGGAGGGCACGAAGGCTCCCTGCTGCTGTGGGTGTTGATTCTAACCGTTTGGACTTTCGCCGTGGCGGTAAAGTCTGGTCATATGCCCATGGATATGCGCGCCCGCGTCTTGTCGGTGATGGGCATGATTTCGGTGGGCTTTTTGCTCTTTACCTTGCTCACCTCAAACCCCTTTGATCGCCTGTTGCCGTCGCCACCGGGGCAGGGCAGCGACTTAAATCCGCTGCTCCAAGACTTCGGTTTGATTATTCATCCGCCCATGCTGTACATGGGCTATGTGGGTTTTTCTGTTAGTTTTGCCTTTGCCATTGCTACCTTGATTTCTGGTCGCTTAGACAGCGCTTGGGCGCGCTGGTCTCGGCCTTGGACCAACCTAGCCTGGGCCTTTCTCACCATCGGTATCGCGCTTGGTAGCTGGTGGGCATATTACGAACTCGGCTGGGGCGGTTGGTGGTTCTGGGACCCAGTGGAAAATGCTTCCTTCATGCCCTGGTTGGTGGGCACGGCGTTGATTCACTCCTTAGCGGTCACGGAAAAGCGCGGCGTGTTTAAAAGCTGGACCTTGTTGCTCGCCATCTTCGCCTTTTCCTTAAGTTTATTGGGGACCTTTTTAGTGCGCTCGGGCGTGCTTACCTCGGTACACGCTTTTGCCACAGACCCAGAGCGCGGTTTGTTTATCTTGGCCTTCTTGTTAATCGTTATTGGCGGCTCGCTCACGCTCTACGCCTTCCGAGCGCCGGCGGTGAAAAGTTCGGTGTCTTTCGTTGGCCTTTCGCGCGAATGGTTTTTATTGGCCAACAATGTGTTGTTGATTGTGGTGCTCGCGACGGTGTTACTGGGCACGCTCTACCCGCTGATTGCCGATGCCTTAGGTTGGGGCAAAATTTCCGTTGGTCCACCGTATTTCAATGCCTTCTTCATACCCATCATGGGCGTGTTGTGTGTGCTATTGGCAATTGGGCCTTTGACCCACTACAAGCGCACACCGATTGAAAAATTGCTGCGCTGGTTGGCTTGGCCTTTCGCCGGCGCGTTGGTGCTTGGTGTAATTGTGCCCTGGCTGTACGAAACGCCTT from Simiduia curdlanivorans carries:
- the ccmA gene encoding cytochrome c biogenesis heme-transporting ATPase CcmA, yielding MLELRDFSCERDNRLLFAGLHASFAAGEIWHIEGPNGVGKTSLLRQLTGISREFGGELLWQGRPIGECRYDFACALLYIGHQPGIKTALTARENLMAYCPESTSAQIEQALTDIGLYGFEDVGCYRLSAGQLRRVALARLALSTQPLWILDEPFTALDTQAVAALEQRFVAHAAAGGCVIITTHQKPSIDALKVLALGDYQPEVRFV
- the ccmB gene encoding heme exporter protein CcmB, with the translated sequence MSDSLARALAQQFSRELKLAYRARSDWANPMIFFLLVITMVPMGISPDAKFLAILAPGMIWVVALLATLLSLDALFRADMDDGSLDQLLISPHPLPLLVLAKIAVHWLVTGLPLTLMSPLLGLMLSLPAEGYVPLIMSLLIGTACLSFIGAIGAALTVSLRKGGLLISLIIMPFYVPVLIFGANGVSRAIEGFAHTGQLAILGALLALAVATAPFAVAGALRISSEG
- a CDS encoding heme ABC transporter permease; the protein is MAWQWFYRLGSPRWFYENTGRWLPWLALVTFSLLALGLVWGLGFAPMDAKQGNSYRIIYIHVPVSFLALAGYYVMAINGAIGLIWKMKLADMVMKSAAPIGAALTFLALISGAIWGKPTWGTYWVWDARITSMLVLFFLYLGVIALQASFVNQQTAARASAILSLVGTVNIPIIYKSVDWWYTLHQPATLKLTSNSTIHPEMWYPLLVMIIAMYCFYALVLILFTRAEIVNRERQTQWVRALSGGQ
- the ccmD gene encoding heme exporter protein CcmD translates to MTFQFDSLHSFIAMGTHGPFVWSVVVITLLVLAWLVLWPLKLHRDALAEQARLARIEKARQDHAAATSSQ
- the ccmE gene encoding cytochrome c maturation protein CcmE, which encodes MHPLRKQRLMLVLFVVVFASIAVGLIVFALRENINLFYPPEKLVNGEAPIDRTIRAGGCVVPKSVMRDQSSLQVSFAITDGIAEVKVTYEGILPDLFAEGEAVVVNGQLHSDGVFAAREVLAKHDENYTPPEVADTMAKNAEKQGAEHQKTCGVLNYGS
- a CDS encoding heme lyase CcmF/NrfE family subunit codes for the protein MVPEIGHFALILALGLALFLSTIPLIGSFSGRELFMRSAPSLATGLFVFVAVAFICLSHAFYVDDFSVKYVANNSNSLLPWYFKLSAVWGGHEGSLLLWVLILTVWTFAVAVKSGHMPMDMRARVLSVMGMISVGFLLFTLLTSNPFDRLLPSPPGQGSDLNPLLQDFGLIIHPPMLYMGYVGFSVSFAFAIATLISGRLDSAWARWSRPWTNLAWAFLTIGIALGSWWAYYELGWGGWWFWDPVENASFMPWLVGTALIHSLAVTEKRGVFKSWTLLLAIFAFSLSLLGTFLVRSGVLTSVHAFATDPERGLFILAFLLIVIGGSLTLYAFRAPAVKSSVSFVGLSREWFLLANNVLLIVVLATVLLGTLYPLIADALGWGKISVGPPYFNAFFIPIMGVLCVLLAIGPLTHYKRTPIEKLLRWLAWPFAGALVLGVIVPWLYETPYQWQASIAVAIASWMVLAALRDLLNKTQHQHSFLHGLRRMPLSFFSMHLAHLGMAVTLMGVAFVSIYSEERNVRLSAGTSLDIEGYHFELVELRQVRGPNYLADEAHIIVSSEGQPIATMYPQKRRYLSGGSLMTEVAIDAGFFRDLYVALGEPLDNGDWAVRVQFKPFVRWIWLGAIFMCFAGVMTLWDKRYRYRVSESASADASVPAKA